A single genomic interval of Hevea brasiliensis isolate MT/VB/25A 57/8 chromosome 4, ASM3005281v1, whole genome shotgun sequence harbors:
- the LOC110665866 gene encoding uncharacterized protein LOC110665866 isoform X1, whose product MNWVIEEYFSGKMPCNEIQSWTFSGLVGAFLDLSIAYLLLCASTLAYFASKFLGVFGLSLPCPCNGLFGDPNSDNCWQTALLDCPSEKISSVQFSVKGKFPFDSIWDKNLKQKICENKFFGLDDEASCSSLHEMSEVGIGCGVMYARDVKKERSDTKAKGVLNQKVRHALRRRRKGATDNGRSPSVSAYDTFQWDAQSLCPSPASVSKMVNEGNEDSMVLDSSGGLALNYGGESTMGMGFLGGKPPDFESNETVNENKSTEGVASPEDDLKFNAQGKLFFDSDENNAISVLEQALEEEHAARAALYLELEKERSAAATAADEAMAMILRLQEEKASIEMEARQYQRMIEEKSAYDFEEMNILKEILLRREREKHFLEKEVETYRQMIFGSEQLHYDARDMGTSHEKRGYSLQYSGENPLQMMQSISESICEKENPDHTLAFGKELPISKLDEVCPQERETQLQFDLSTAEGYKLHEKTVAYVGEVRQQSDIISTTGGLASKTIQICNTTENVLYNCDDSKKHDQDSQNAMLNMDDYVHDVHVIDDKFNTCGEVRGNGSEKLLVKTAVDIPVSCDGPAMSSSQTEQDISGSWSDITSGLPPVGCSLRKPLVSVFRRNSMSAVDYERLKIDNEVGRLWERLRVVQEGRGKLNKSMEHREKEKIRLELLENIVSQLREVRRLKEPGKTVRQVSLPPPSCKIMSKKRRWRSVSLEVHKST is encoded by the exons ATGAA CTGGGTTATTGAAGAATATTTTTCTGGTAAAATGCCGTGTAATGAGATACAATCATGGACGTTTAGTGGGCTAGTGGGTGCATTTCTTGATCTCTCCATTGCCTATCTTCTGCTCTGTGCATCAACCCTTGCTTACTTTGCCTCGAAATTTCTGGGTGTATTTGGATTGTCTCTGCCATGCCCTTGCAATGGACTTTTTGGTGACCCTAATAGTGATAACTGCTGGCAAACAGCGCTTTTAGACTGTCCATCAGAGAAGATATCCTCTGTTCAATTCTCTGTTAAGGGCAAGTTCCCTTTTGATTCAATATGGGATAAAAACCTGAAGCAGaaaatttgtgaaaataaattttttggtTTAGATGATGAAGCTTCGTGTAGCTCATTACATGAGATGAGTGAAGTGGGTATTGGGTGTGGTGTAATGTATGCAAGGGATGTGAAGAAAGAGAGATCTGATACCAAGGCGAAGGGGGTTTTGAATCAGAAGGTGAGACATGCTCTTAGGCGTCGTAGGAAAGGTGCTACCGACAATGGGAGGTCGCCTTCTGTTTCAGCATATGATACTTTTCAGTGGGATGCACAATCTCTTTGTCCGTCTCCTGCCAGCGTCAGTAAAATGGTGAATGAGGGTAATGAAGACAGCATGGTACTTGATAGTTCTGGCGGCCTTGCTCTGAATT ATGGCGGGGAATCTACAATGGGCATGGGTTTTCTGGGGGGAAAGCCGCCTGATTTTGAATCAAATGAAACTGTAAATGAAAATAAATCAACAGAGGGGGTTGCATCACCCGAAGATGATTTGAAATTTAATGCACAAGGGaagcttttctttgattctgATGAAAACAATGCAATTAGTGTCTTGGAACAAGCACTAGAAGAAGAGCATGCAGCTCGTGCTGCTTTGTATCTTGAACTTGAGAAAGAGAGGAGTGCTGCTGCTACTGCTGCAGATGAGGCCATGGCAATGATTCTGCGTCTACAGGAGGAGAAGGCATCAATAGAAATGGAAGCTAGGCAATACCAGAGGATGATAGAAGAAAAATCTGCTTATGATTTTGAAGAAATGAACATTCTTAAAGAGATCCTACTAAGAAGGGAAAGGGAAAAGCATTTCTTGGAGAAGGAAGTTGAAACTTACAGGCAAATGATTTTTGGAAGTGAGCAGCTGCATTATGATGCACGAGACATGGGAACCTCACATGAAAAAAGGGGTTATTCATTGCAATATTCAGGTGAGAATCCTTTGCAGATGATGCAGAGTATTAGTGAATCCATTTGCGAGAAGGAAAATCCAGACCATACTCTAGCCTTCGGGAAAGAGTTACCAATCTCAAAGTTGGATGAAGTATGTCCTCAGGAAAGAGAGACGCAATTACAATTTGACTTGTCAACTGCAGAAGGATATAAGTTGCATGAGAAAACTGTTGCCTATGTTGGGGAAGTACGGCAACAAAGTGATATCATTAGTACAACTGGAGGATTGGCATCAAAGACGATTCAGATTTGCAACACAACTGAGAATGTTCTATATAATTGTGATGATTCAAAGAAGCATGATCAAGATTCACAGAATGCAATGTTAAACATGGATGATTATGTTCATGATGTTCATGTGATTGATGATAAATTTAATACGTGTGGTGAAGTCAGAGGAAATGGAAGTGAAAAACTGTTGGTGAAAACTGCTGTAGACATCCCAGTATCATGTGATGGTCCTGCCATGAGCAGTTCACAAACTGAGCAGGACATCAGCGGAAGTTGGTCAGACATAACTAGTGGATTGCCACCTGTGGGTTGCTCCTTAAGAAAACCCTTGGTTTCTGTTTTCCGGAGAAATTCCATGTCTGCAGTTGATTATGAAAGGTTAAAAATTGACAATGAAGTTGGAAGGCTATGGGAAAGACTAAGAGTTGTGCAAGAGGGTAGAGGGAAGCTCAATAAATCTATGGAGCACagggaaaaagaaaaaattcGGTTGGAACTTTTGGAGAATATTGTGAGCCAGCTTCGAGAGGTTCGACGATTAAAAGAACCTGGAAAGACAGTTCGCCAGGTTTCCTTGCCTCCTCCATCCTGTAAG atcatgtccAAGAAAAGGCGCTGGCGAAGTGTTTCTTTAGAAGTGCACAAAAGCACTTAA
- the LOC110665866 gene encoding uncharacterized protein LOC110665866 isoform X3 → MNWVIEEYFSGKMPCNEIQSWTFSGLVGAFLDLSIAYLLLCASTLAYFASKFLGVFGLSLPCPCNGLFGDPNSDNCWQTALLDCPSEKISSVQFSVKGKFPFDSIWDKNLKQKICENKFFGLDDEASCSSLHEMSEVGIGCGVMYARDVKKERSDTKAKGVLNQKVRHALRRRRKGATDNGRSPSVSAYDTFQWDAQSLCPSPASVSKMVNEGNEDSMVLDSSGGLALNYGGESTMGMGFLGGKPPDFESNETVNENKSTEGVASPEDDLKFNAQGKLFFDSDENNAISVLEQALEEEHAARAALYLELEKERSAAATAADEAMAMILRLQEEKASIEMEARQYQRMIEEKSAYDFEEMNILKEILLRREREKHFLEKEVETYRQMIFGSEQLHYDARDMGTSHEKRGYSLQYSGENPLQMMQSISESICEKENPDHTLAFGKELPISKLDEVCPQERETQLQFDLSTAEGYKLHEKTVAYVGEVRQQSDIISTTGGLASKTIQICNTTENVLYNCDDSKKHDQDSQNAMLNMDDYVHDVHVIDDKFNTCGEVRGNGSEKLLVKTAVDIPVSCDGPAMSSSQTEQDISGSWSDITSGLPPVGCSLRKPLVSVFRRNSMSAVDYERLKIDNEVGRLWERLRVVQEGRGKLNKSMEHREKEKIRLELLENIVSQLREVRRLKEPGKTVRQVSLPPPSCKRMVR, encoded by the exons ATGAA CTGGGTTATTGAAGAATATTTTTCTGGTAAAATGCCGTGTAATGAGATACAATCATGGACGTTTAGTGGGCTAGTGGGTGCATTTCTTGATCTCTCCATTGCCTATCTTCTGCTCTGTGCATCAACCCTTGCTTACTTTGCCTCGAAATTTCTGGGTGTATTTGGATTGTCTCTGCCATGCCCTTGCAATGGACTTTTTGGTGACCCTAATAGTGATAACTGCTGGCAAACAGCGCTTTTAGACTGTCCATCAGAGAAGATATCCTCTGTTCAATTCTCTGTTAAGGGCAAGTTCCCTTTTGATTCAATATGGGATAAAAACCTGAAGCAGaaaatttgtgaaaataaattttttggtTTAGATGATGAAGCTTCGTGTAGCTCATTACATGAGATGAGTGAAGTGGGTATTGGGTGTGGTGTAATGTATGCAAGGGATGTGAAGAAAGAGAGATCTGATACCAAGGCGAAGGGGGTTTTGAATCAGAAGGTGAGACATGCTCTTAGGCGTCGTAGGAAAGGTGCTACCGACAATGGGAGGTCGCCTTCTGTTTCAGCATATGATACTTTTCAGTGGGATGCACAATCTCTTTGTCCGTCTCCTGCCAGCGTCAGTAAAATGGTGAATGAGGGTAATGAAGACAGCATGGTACTTGATAGTTCTGGCGGCCTTGCTCTGAATT ATGGCGGGGAATCTACAATGGGCATGGGTTTTCTGGGGGGAAAGCCGCCTGATTTTGAATCAAATGAAACTGTAAATGAAAATAAATCAACAGAGGGGGTTGCATCACCCGAAGATGATTTGAAATTTAATGCACAAGGGaagcttttctttgattctgATGAAAACAATGCAATTAGTGTCTTGGAACAAGCACTAGAAGAAGAGCATGCAGCTCGTGCTGCTTTGTATCTTGAACTTGAGAAAGAGAGGAGTGCTGCTGCTACTGCTGCAGATGAGGCCATGGCAATGATTCTGCGTCTACAGGAGGAGAAGGCATCAATAGAAATGGAAGCTAGGCAATACCAGAGGATGATAGAAGAAAAATCTGCTTATGATTTTGAAGAAATGAACATTCTTAAAGAGATCCTACTAAGAAGGGAAAGGGAAAAGCATTTCTTGGAGAAGGAAGTTGAAACTTACAGGCAAATGATTTTTGGAAGTGAGCAGCTGCATTATGATGCACGAGACATGGGAACCTCACATGAAAAAAGGGGTTATTCATTGCAATATTCAGGTGAGAATCCTTTGCAGATGATGCAGAGTATTAGTGAATCCATTTGCGAGAAGGAAAATCCAGACCATACTCTAGCCTTCGGGAAAGAGTTACCAATCTCAAAGTTGGATGAAGTATGTCCTCAGGAAAGAGAGACGCAATTACAATTTGACTTGTCAACTGCAGAAGGATATAAGTTGCATGAGAAAACTGTTGCCTATGTTGGGGAAGTACGGCAACAAAGTGATATCATTAGTACAACTGGAGGATTGGCATCAAAGACGATTCAGATTTGCAACACAACTGAGAATGTTCTATATAATTGTGATGATTCAAAGAAGCATGATCAAGATTCACAGAATGCAATGTTAAACATGGATGATTATGTTCATGATGTTCATGTGATTGATGATAAATTTAATACGTGTGGTGAAGTCAGAGGAAATGGAAGTGAAAAACTGTTGGTGAAAACTGCTGTAGACATCCCAGTATCATGTGATGGTCCTGCCATGAGCAGTTCACAAACTGAGCAGGACATCAGCGGAAGTTGGTCAGACATAACTAGTGGATTGCCACCTGTGGGTTGCTCCTTAAGAAAACCCTTGGTTTCTGTTTTCCGGAGAAATTCCATGTCTGCAGTTGATTATGAAAGGTTAAAAATTGACAATGAAGTTGGAAGGCTATGGGAAAGACTAAGAGTTGTGCAAGAGGGTAGAGGGAAGCTCAATAAATCTATGGAGCACagggaaaaagaaaaaattcGGTTGGAACTTTTGGAGAATATTGTGAGCCAGCTTCGAGAGGTTCGACGATTAAAAGAACCTGGAAAGACAGTTCGCCAGGTTTCCTTGCCTCCTCCATCCTGTAAG AGAATGGTGAGATAA
- the LOC110665866 gene encoding uncharacterized protein LOC110665866 isoform X2, translating into MPCNEIQSWTFSGLVGAFLDLSIAYLLLCASTLAYFASKFLGVFGLSLPCPCNGLFGDPNSDNCWQTALLDCPSEKISSVQFSVKGKFPFDSIWDKNLKQKICENKFFGLDDEASCSSLHEMSEVGIGCGVMYARDVKKERSDTKAKGVLNQKVRHALRRRRKGATDNGRSPSVSAYDTFQWDAQSLCPSPASVSKMVNEGNEDSMVLDSSGGLALNYGGESTMGMGFLGGKPPDFESNETVNENKSTEGVASPEDDLKFNAQGKLFFDSDENNAISVLEQALEEEHAARAALYLELEKERSAAATAADEAMAMILRLQEEKASIEMEARQYQRMIEEKSAYDFEEMNILKEILLRREREKHFLEKEVETYRQMIFGSEQLHYDARDMGTSHEKRGYSLQYSGENPLQMMQSISESICEKENPDHTLAFGKELPISKLDEVCPQERETQLQFDLSTAEGYKLHEKTVAYVGEVRQQSDIISTTGGLASKTIQICNTTENVLYNCDDSKKHDQDSQNAMLNMDDYVHDVHVIDDKFNTCGEVRGNGSEKLLVKTAVDIPVSCDGPAMSSSQTEQDISGSWSDITSGLPPVGCSLRKPLVSVFRRNSMSAVDYERLKIDNEVGRLWERLRVVQEGRGKLNKSMEHREKEKIRLELLENIVSQLREVRRLKEPGKTVRQVSLPPPSCKIMSKKRRWRSVSLEVHKST; encoded by the exons ATGCCGTGTAATGAGATACAATCATGGACGTTTAGTGGGCTAGTGGGTGCATTTCTTGATCTCTCCATTGCCTATCTTCTGCTCTGTGCATCAACCCTTGCTTACTTTGCCTCGAAATTTCTGGGTGTATTTGGATTGTCTCTGCCATGCCCTTGCAATGGACTTTTTGGTGACCCTAATAGTGATAACTGCTGGCAAACAGCGCTTTTAGACTGTCCATCAGAGAAGATATCCTCTGTTCAATTCTCTGTTAAGGGCAAGTTCCCTTTTGATTCAATATGGGATAAAAACCTGAAGCAGaaaatttgtgaaaataaattttttggtTTAGATGATGAAGCTTCGTGTAGCTCATTACATGAGATGAGTGAAGTGGGTATTGGGTGTGGTGTAATGTATGCAAGGGATGTGAAGAAAGAGAGATCTGATACCAAGGCGAAGGGGGTTTTGAATCAGAAGGTGAGACATGCTCTTAGGCGTCGTAGGAAAGGTGCTACCGACAATGGGAGGTCGCCTTCTGTTTCAGCATATGATACTTTTCAGTGGGATGCACAATCTCTTTGTCCGTCTCCTGCCAGCGTCAGTAAAATGGTGAATGAGGGTAATGAAGACAGCATGGTACTTGATAGTTCTGGCGGCCTTGCTCTGAATT ATGGCGGGGAATCTACAATGGGCATGGGTTTTCTGGGGGGAAAGCCGCCTGATTTTGAATCAAATGAAACTGTAAATGAAAATAAATCAACAGAGGGGGTTGCATCACCCGAAGATGATTTGAAATTTAATGCACAAGGGaagcttttctttgattctgATGAAAACAATGCAATTAGTGTCTTGGAACAAGCACTAGAAGAAGAGCATGCAGCTCGTGCTGCTTTGTATCTTGAACTTGAGAAAGAGAGGAGTGCTGCTGCTACTGCTGCAGATGAGGCCATGGCAATGATTCTGCGTCTACAGGAGGAGAAGGCATCAATAGAAATGGAAGCTAGGCAATACCAGAGGATGATAGAAGAAAAATCTGCTTATGATTTTGAAGAAATGAACATTCTTAAAGAGATCCTACTAAGAAGGGAAAGGGAAAAGCATTTCTTGGAGAAGGAAGTTGAAACTTACAGGCAAATGATTTTTGGAAGTGAGCAGCTGCATTATGATGCACGAGACATGGGAACCTCACATGAAAAAAGGGGTTATTCATTGCAATATTCAGGTGAGAATCCTTTGCAGATGATGCAGAGTATTAGTGAATCCATTTGCGAGAAGGAAAATCCAGACCATACTCTAGCCTTCGGGAAAGAGTTACCAATCTCAAAGTTGGATGAAGTATGTCCTCAGGAAAGAGAGACGCAATTACAATTTGACTTGTCAACTGCAGAAGGATATAAGTTGCATGAGAAAACTGTTGCCTATGTTGGGGAAGTACGGCAACAAAGTGATATCATTAGTACAACTGGAGGATTGGCATCAAAGACGATTCAGATTTGCAACACAACTGAGAATGTTCTATATAATTGTGATGATTCAAAGAAGCATGATCAAGATTCACAGAATGCAATGTTAAACATGGATGATTATGTTCATGATGTTCATGTGATTGATGATAAATTTAATACGTGTGGTGAAGTCAGAGGAAATGGAAGTGAAAAACTGTTGGTGAAAACTGCTGTAGACATCCCAGTATCATGTGATGGTCCTGCCATGAGCAGTTCACAAACTGAGCAGGACATCAGCGGAAGTTGGTCAGACATAACTAGTGGATTGCCACCTGTGGGTTGCTCCTTAAGAAAACCCTTGGTTTCTGTTTTCCGGAGAAATTCCATGTCTGCAGTTGATTATGAAAGGTTAAAAATTGACAATGAAGTTGGAAGGCTATGGGAAAGACTAAGAGTTGTGCAAGAGGGTAGAGGGAAGCTCAATAAATCTATGGAGCACagggaaaaagaaaaaattcGGTTGGAACTTTTGGAGAATATTGTGAGCCAGCTTCGAGAGGTTCGACGATTAAAAGAACCTGGAAAGACAGTTCGCCAGGTTTCCTTGCCTCCTCCATCCTGTAAG atcatgtccAAGAAAAGGCGCTGGCGAAGTGTTTCTTTAGAAGTGCACAAAAGCACTTAA
- the LOC110665868 gene encoding uncharacterized protein LOC110665868: MWKHPYIIHLKIRKKWTFMQHIYTCVYSIDEVQEEEEMKVLEMEANGIFESAMKGRWDEVVEAYEKNSSFQKARITRSEDTALHVAVSNGQTAVVLKLVEIARENASTILHIKNDKGNTPLHLAAALGNVKMCHFLATKDRSLIRARNFESETPLFLSALHGNKKAFLCLHSLYKEAYREIDYSLCRRSNGDTILHSAISGEYFSLAFQIIHDYPNLVNSINKDGLSPLHILASKPKAFKSGTHLPPLARLIYRCLIVHELQEETHDPEECQDNLGVKTGLKYPQNYETCMIYFHTIRSCFQVLTRKRENCIGHQVRQFLFPPKTENDNLKDEENAQETSRLSHDRNIPRKEYKEKRLYPPNYATISHFFKFMVNALLIILGFGISKIKNIREKKERHIWAAQIMKELVGGASLYKYEDNGRDTKNSWPKRDGDPSEVFTEADKKSQNTDAKDIGLSSLTANQEKDQNGRDEHRREKNHKHTLITANLGVTEMENKFPEGYPSAIQELNTPQKNPVLVTFEDTQKSWKKETPILIAAKMGVTEIVDKILDTFPIAIQDLDSDKKNAVLLAVEHRQTDVYNLLLKRAMLKETVFRQLDNKGNSALHLAAKFGDHRPWLIPGAALQMQWEIKWYKFVKKSMTPHFFVKRNRKGQTAKEIFTVTHKDLVTKGNEWLTKTSESCSVVAALIATVAFATSATVPGGVNQDNGAPTLKNEPAFNVFAIASIIALCFSVTALIFFLTILTSRYQENDFAMDLPRKLFMGLTSLFTSIASMLLSFCAGHFFILKENLRYVAFPLYAATCLPMTFFALAQLPLYFDLVRAILNEVPQRSYRHKVSLTHSIHT, from the exons ATGTGGAAGCATCCTTATATTATACATTTAAAGATAAGAAAAAAGTGGACTTTTATGCAGCATATATATACATGTGTGTATTCCATTGACGAGGTGCAGGAGGAGGAGGAGATGAAAGTTTTGGAAATGGAAGCAAATGGCATATTTGAAAGCGCCATGAAAGGCAGGTGGGATGAAGTTGTCGAGGCCTACGAGAAGAACTCCAGTTTTCAAAAGGCCAGGATAACAAGATCAGAAGATACTGCATTGCACGTAGCAGTATCTAATGGCCAAACTGCTGTAGTGTTGAAGCTTGTGGAAATTGCTAGAGAAAATGCATCAACCATCCTACATATAAAAAATGATAAAGGAAACACACCTCTCCATCTAGCAGCAGCACTTGGTAATGTGAAAATGTGTCATTTCCTAGCTACAAAAGATAGAAGCCTCATTAGAGCTAGAAATTTTGAGAGTGAGACCCCCCTTTTCCTCTCAGCTCTCCACGGCAACAAAAAGGCTTTTCTTTGCCTTCATTCTCTTTACAAAGAAGCATATAGAGAAATTGACTATTCCTTGTGCAGAAGAAGTAATGGGGACACCATACTTCACTCTGCTATCTCTGGAGAATATTTCA GTTTGGCATTTCAGATAATACATGATTATCCAAATCTTGTCAATTCTATTAATAAGGATGGTCTATCTCCTCTGCATATCTTAGCCAGTAAGCCTAAAGCTTTCAAAAGTGGAACACATCTTCCACCACTGGCACGTCTCATTTACCGCT GTCTAATTGTTCATGAGCTTCAGGAAGAAACACATGACCCTGAAGAATGTCAAGACAATTTAGGAGTCAAAACAGGTCTCAAGTATCCGCAAAATTATGAAACTTGCATGATCTATTTCCACACGATCAGGAGTTGCTTTCAAGTATTAA CTAGAAAGCGGGAAAATTGCATAGGTCATCAAGTGAGGCAATTTCTTTTTCCACCAAAGACTGAAAATGATAACTTAAAGGACGAAGAAAATGCACAAGAAACAAGCAGATTGTCTCACG ATAGGAACATACCAAGGAaagagtacaaagaaaaacgtttGTATCCTCCCAATTATGCAACAATTTCCCATTTCTTCAAGTTTATGGTTAATGCCTTACTAATCATTCTTGGATTTG GCATTTCAAAGATAAAGAAcatcagagaaaagaaagagcGACACATATGGGCTGCTCAAATAATGAAAGAACTGGTTGGAGGAGCTTCTTTGTACAAGTATGAAGATAATGGCCGCGATACCAAAAATTCATGGCCTAAAAGAGATGGAGATCCATCTGAAGTTTTTACAGAGGCTGACAAGAAATCTCAGAACACAGATGCAAAGGATATTGGGTTAAGTTCCTTGACTGCAAACCAAGAAAAGGACCAAAATGGAAGAGATGAGCACAGAAGAG AGAAAAATCACAAACACACACTAATCACCGCGAACCTTGGAGTGACTGAAATGGAGAACAAGTTTCCTGAAGGGTATCCATCTGCAATCCAAGAGTTGAACACACCTCAGAAAAATCCTGTGCTCGTGACATTTGAGGACACTCAAAAATCTTGGAAGAAGGAAACGCCTATACTGATAGCAGCTAAGATGGGAGTGACTGAAATTGTGGATAAAATCTTGGACACGTTTCCTATAGCTATTCAAGACCTGGACTCTGACAAAAAGAATGCTGTGCTTCTGGCAGTTGAGCACAGACAAACGGATGTCTACAATCTATTGCTGAAGAGGGCAATGCTTAAGGAAACCGTGTTCCGTCAATTGGACAATAAAGGAAACAGTGCATTACATCTTGctgcaaaatttggagatcatAGGCCTTGGCTTATTCCAGGGGCTGCCTTGCAGATGCAGTGGGAAATCAAGTGGTACAAG TTTGTCAAGAAATCCATGACACCACATTTCTTTGTTAAACGCAACCGCAAGGGCCAGACTGCAAAAGAGATCTTCACAGTGACACACAAAGACCTTGTAACGAAGGGCAATGAATGGCTCACAAAAACCTCGGAGTCATGCTCAGTTGTTGCAGCACTCATTGCAACAGTTGCATTTGCAACTTCAGCAACTGTACCAGGTGGCGTCAATCAAGACAATGGTGCACCAACTCTTAAAAATGAACCTGCATTCAATGTCTTTGCCATTGCATCCATTATAGCCCTCTGCTTTTCTGTGACTGCACTGATCTTTTTTCTTACAATTCTCACCTCCCGCTACCAAGAAAATGATTTTGCAATGGACTTGCCAAGGAAGCTTTTTATGGGTTTAACATCACTCTTCACATCCATAGCTTCTATGTTGCTCTCATTCTGTGCAGGCCATTTCTTTATCCTCAAAGAAAACTTGAGATATGTAGCTTTTCCATTATATGCTGCCACATGCTTGCCAATGACCTTTTTCGCTCTTGCACAACTTCCTCTGTACTTTGATCTTGTAAGGGCTATCCTCAATGAGGTACCTCAACGCAGCTACAGGCACAAGGTTTCTTTGACCCACTCTATACATACTTGA